One genomic window of Sebastes umbrosus isolate fSebUmb1 chromosome 15, fSebUmb1.pri, whole genome shotgun sequence includes the following:
- the crabp2b gene encoding cellular retinoic acid-binding protein 2b, with amino-acid sequence MDLCIGCSSIQPGELSANQRRRSCRHRSLLLKPVNGAGQTDRQTTNRRGCRQNRLLICKKKKKSMEMEKKTTDFSGKWKMKSSENFEDLLRALGVNVFLRKIAVRAASSPAVEITQQDESLSIKTSTSVRTTHVSFTVGQSFNESTVDGRPCTSLPKWETDSKISCEQTLQKGDGPKTAWTRELTNDGELILTMTAGDVVCTRVYERE; translated from the exons ATGGACCTCTGTATTGGCTGCAGCAGCATCCAGCCAGGCGAGCTGTCAGCCAATCAACGGAGGCGCAGCTGCAGGCATCGGAGCCTGCTTCTCAAACCGGTTAACGgagcaggacagacagacagacagacaacgaACCGGAGGGGCTGCAGACAGAACCGACTTctaatctgcaaaaaaaaaaaaaaaagcatggaaATGGAGAAGAAAACCACAGATTTCTcaggaaaatggaaaatgaagTCTTCGGAAAATTTCGAGGATCTTTTGAGAGCTCTGG gtgtgaatgtgttcctGAGGAAGATCGCAGTGAGAGCGGCCTCCAGCCCAGCGGTGGAAATCACCCAGCAGGACGAGAGCCTGTCCATCAAGACGTCCACCAGCGTCCGCACCACCCATGTCTCCTTCACCGTGGGTCAGTCCTTCAACGAGAGCACGGTGGACGGACGTCCCTGCACG AGTCTTCCTAAGTGGGAAACAGACAGCAAGATCAGCTGTGAACAGACTTTACAGAAAGGCGATGGGCCCAAAACGGCGTGGACCAGAGAGCTGACCAACGATGGAGAACTGATACTG ACAATGACTGCAGGGGACGTCGTCTGCACCAGAGTTTATGAGAGGGAATGA